The DNA region ACGCCCATGGTTTTGagtcccatccaccaccggaCACGTCTCCGAGCGCTTCATCGCAATACGCTCAACCAATAAGTGCCGCTGAGCCTGAATTCCAACAGCCAACTTTCAACCCAGCACTGAAAAGCTTTGCGTCGTCTTCTCGATATCAGCAGCCCAGCCTTGCTAGCAACTCCCTCACGCCAGATGATCGGCAGTTCAAAGAAGAATCACAGTTGCCAACGCCTGAAACACTAATGGACCAGAACAACCCAGACAACCTCAATCGTCCTCAGGCTACCTATCAGAACCAGGGCCTGGCTACGGTGGAGCAAGACTTGGAAAAAGCACCATTCTCAGAATTTCTACGTGATGTTCTGTACGACCAGTCGTTTGGAAATTCAGCCAGAATGGCTGAGGCACAAGGACTGGCTGTTTTGGACTTTTGCGATGATGTCAACCTGGACTTTCGAGAATTTGACTTTGGTCTTCTCGAGAATTGGAACCCTGATGCCACCCAGCATGTACTCGACTCGACTACTCAAGTGGACAATTCGGCAGAGGTTGCGGCCATGCGATCGACACTCGTCAAGATCTGGACCGAATCACCCTGGCGTTGGGTTCCGAAAAGGACCGATACGGGCTACAACGAGCAGTCTAACCTTCCACTGCTCTCCCGGGATGTACATGGATCTAAAGCCCTCAAGCCTGATCGAGTGGTAAAGGACACTCTGCATAGCTCCAACCGGGACAAGATCTTGGCCATCGTTCTGAGCACATGCAGGGAAAATAGCATGATAAATCGCGTGGCTTCATCGTTTCCCTCGGCCGAGATGATGGATACCTGGATTCATGTCTTTTTGGCTGCACACATGTGCCAAGTCTCATCATGGATTCACTATGGCTCGTTTTCCATGAACCACCAATCTCCAGAGTGGCTCGCCATAGCCACCGCTGCTGGTGCCGTTCTTGCCCCGGTCACTACCCTAAGAAGATTCGGTTTCGCGCTACAAGAAGCCGTCCGTATCTCCATTCCAGGCAGATTTGaagaaaacaacaccaacatcggcctcctcggcccagTCCAAGCTCTGGTGCTAGTGCAAGACGTCGGCCTCTGGAGCGGCAACCGTCGGAAAATGGAAATCGCAGAATGTCATCTCTCGGTTCCCATGGCCATGATGCGCTACAGAGGAAAATTCACCAAAACCGCCTACCCAGacgtcatcatccacccctccGACGAGGGCGAAGTCCTCGAAGAAAAATGGAAAAAATGGTACCAACTCGAATCATGGAAACGTCTCGTTTTCCACGCTTACCTCCGAGATGCCCAAGTGTCCATGACACAattcaacaacccctccatgTCCTACGCCGAGCTCACCCTCCCTTTACCCTGCTCGAAAGATCTCTGGTTTGCACGTACAGCAGAGGAGTTTAAAATCCGGTATCTCGAATCTCGGACCAACAGTGAGGGCAACAAACGCCCTCCATCGCTAGGCGATTTATTCAGggacatcaacctcctcgccacgaaccaccacctcctcgacgTGCAATACGCCATAAGTATCTACCTCCACGGGTTCTGGTCCCTAATATGGGAGTACCGCCAGCTCAAATCcatcctttcctcctcccctttaCCCACTACTGACCCCTCGCTCTCCCCCGAAATGCTCCTCACCCAACGCCACGGCGAACTCCGCCGTCaactctccctcttccaatCCGTCACCCGCGGCTGGCACGAGATGTTGTCTGCCCAAGAATCCATGattctccacctcctccaaatgAACCTCCACGTTTCACTAATCGACCTCCAACTGTTGACCGgcaaagaaggggaagacCAAGCAAGAAGGGTCTACCCCCTTTTGCAGAAATGGTGTCTCGAATCGAGCGACAGCCGCCAGGCGTTGTATCATGCCGGCCAGATCTTCCGATGGGGGAGGAATTTCCCCAAGGGACATCTAAAGGACTTCTGGGCGATTGCGGTGCACCATGCTGCGCTTTGTTTGTGGACTTATGGGATCATTATCAGGGCGtcagggaggaggaaaggtggggggatgggggcaccgttggtgattgatggggaaggggtggaaggggcggggttggaggagtggttggtttatgggggggaggggagggaggtggttgtacaggggatggggaagaggggggttgtttcGGTGGAGGATccgaggggggtgatggaggttgcgaggggggttttggaggcgaattttgtggaggaggggacgggggaggttaaggaggggggattgcCGCCGGTTAGTGAGaatattgttgttgttttgagGCAGATGGGGAATGCGGcttgggcggtggggttCGGGtagttggaaaggggggagggagggtggatgCGGTTGAGGGGGCACCCTCTCTATAGATAATGAGTACAGGAAAAGTAGGTTGACCTATATTATATCATGAATTATGCCTCAATAGTAAACTAGTAGGCAGATTAgctatctttgaaggcctaATGAATAACTTTCGAGGTATGATTCACAATAGGAGACGGGTTAAACCTACCTTTATATGCCAGTTGTTTTGCGGGGAGGGTACCTAAGTGGAAGGATCGAACGGCAGACGGCAGGTGCAGTTGTGTCGTGCCTTCTTTGTTGAGCTTTTCGGATCTCAAAACAGGAAGGCGCAAGGTGATATAGACAGTTTGATACCCTAATTTTGCATAGGTAGGAAGGAGCATTTCATGTTAATAGCTTCCTTGAAAGGACGCTGAAAGATATAATAGAAACCGTTATTTACTAAGGCATAGGTACATGTAAATGCAAAATCATGTATCATCACTGTAACATTCCATCTTGGTTAACGCCCACCACAGTCTCCTTCCCTCCGTCTCAGAAAATGCTCCAAAGAGGTGTTATCACTCCTCGCCCCTGCTAACCTCgcccccatctccttctgTAACACTTGGCCTAGAAACTGCTGGAGAAGTGACTCCAGCTCGGAAGTTTTGAAtcgatggtggtgattcCTACCGCGTATAGTGCGCAGTCTAGCTTTATTGATGGCGTCGATCTGCTTTCGCCGTTCTTGTTCGGATGGAGGGGGTACTCCGGCAGGTCTATCAGATGGGTCTATCCCGATGATCACAGTCTGCTTCCCGTCGATTGCTATTGTCCTTCGGTGATCGGGCACAAAGGGTGTGTCCTCGTCATCTGTGTCGTCGTCCACGGCATCCTTTCCATGCGCGggcacatcctcctcatccatccgACAGTCAGGAACAAACggcacatcctcctcatccgtctcgtcctcttcgtccACTTTTCTTTGTGACCAGTGCACccgctcctcccaccactccttccatccttcttcatcaaTGCCCGCTTGATCTTGGGGGCCGTGTAGCGGGATGATTCTCTCCCATTGAAACAGCAACTCCTTCAGCCTGTCAATTCTCTTCGCTACCTGTTCTGCGGCAGATTGCCCCTCATCTGGCGGTACCCAGCCACAGCCATTcttgagggtgaagaagtCGTCCAGATCTCGGAGGAGGGTGCAGGATCTGTTGTGGGGGAAGTAGAGGTTGAGTTCGAGGGGTGCGGTCCTcaggttggaggagctgaggagaGTTGAGGgtagggagagggagaaagcCAGCGGgagtgagaggagggagttgtaagtttggtggtggaggtgggtgtgTAGTTGGGGTTTGGATTTTGGCCTGGGGAGGattgttggcggtggcggcggcggcggtggtggtgtggatgATGGCAAGGGAGAGTGTAATAATGGAGAGGGTGGTAAGGGAGGGTAAATTGTGAGCTTTGGTAGGGGAGGGTGGATTATCATGTTTGGTTGCTGTTACGGACGAGTACTGGAAATAAAAATGACAAAGGTCAGCTCTGTATGAGGTGACTAGGTAAGGAGGCAGCTCAGCCTTATAAGAACAGCAAGGGGCTTCAGGAGCCTCACTCGAGAAACACAGAGGCAGAGGTAAACGAGCGGACGATCTCAAACCGATCAGGCAAACAACGCCCGCGAAAGAGATACAGATTGGGGAATAAGATGGACATTGTTGATCGCTATTTGCTGAACACGAAGAAAAGCAGCCCGTGACTCGAGCCTCCAGACCCGTAAGGCTGATTTGGAATGGGACGCAATCTTTAAAGTTCTCACCTGAAACACAGAACGAACGGTGAACAGCTGGCGGTATATTGTCAGCCAACAACGTCGGCAGATGCATTGCTGGCTATCATTGCCACTCGGAGCGGTGTTATACGGCGACGTATCAAAGCCGTTCCCGGCGGTGTGGTTGACGGATGCCTCCGCAGCGTGcagtggtggagaggggTCACTTGTGCTGCGGTGAGAGGCTGAGGCAAGCTGGGGTAGGGAGCTGCCTCGTTTCAGATGCTGAGTTACACGAACCGTCAAAGAGGCATTGGAATCATCGAGAGGGGTTAAGTATTTTCGTGAGGCTTGAAGGTGTTGGTGATATCATCTGCGGGGCATACGGATACAAATCCCGCCAGGATGTCAAGCTCGTCACTCGAACCCCAAGCCTTGGGCAAAAGTCCAGACTGGTCGTTGAATCGCATCTCTTGGCGAATTCCAGTTCGACATGAGTGCCAAGTCGTCCTAACCCTCTTCAGGATGAAGCTGTCATCCGAAACGTCAATCCCTGCTTCCAATGTGGGGCTGGTGCTCATCCTGAAACGAAACGGGTTGCGGGGCATCCGCAATAGACTTGATAATAAGTAGCATGAAGTTTGTCTTTCTCTGACAAACTGCAACCCGTGAGTCAACTGGTGATAAAAAGGTGGACTGAAGTGGATGAGATACCATAATATCGATGTCCTTTATGTAAAAATAAGACCGCACAACCCGAGGGAGAAGCCATATATTTGATATGTAGACGTAAAATGCGGGGTCATCCTTCCTGGCTTAGACACTTACACATTTGCCGTGTCAACCAGGAAGCGAGTAAACAAAACACCGCGACACGCATGAACAACAATAACCCATTGAAATCTTGATGACCCCTGACAATTTCCTAAACCAGACTTGACTGGCAACGCGTCGAACTTCACGCGCGGTGCAGCttgtggatgggatgggtagGTAAGGTGGGGACGAGGCACCATAGCTTATGGCAATACGGACTACGGAGTGTACATAGCCTGGAGTTACACAACCCACCACACCATGAACTGTTTAAATAGGCATTTTCAATTGGCTACCTAGCATCTTtgacccccctccccgagcTTTTGGCATCTTCCATCTGTTGTCGACGAGGTGCCTGCCAAGACATTGAAGTGCCCCTTCCCTGTGCATTCACCCTGCACTTTCCTGCATCCTGGAATCCTGGCCTTCCCACGTTCGGGACCCGCTCCCTTTATTTTCGACTCTTTTGGTCTCTGttggcttcttctctcccaaacacctcatcctctttgCATCCACATTTCTTTCCAATCGACGCGTCCCAATCAGCAAATATGGCGCTTCAGGCTGCGTACAAGCAGTTTCTAGCTGCACCAACCCCGACTGTGCTCGCGCAAGACGCGTCTCTGCACTACATTACCTCGACGACGAGCTTCAACGGTCCCGATAGCATTATCAAGCACTTTTCAACCTTCCGCAAccagagcaagaagaagaaggaagacgTGCTTTTCGTCATCGAGGGGCAGAACGCCGTGGTTCTGGAGGCTGAGCTTGTCATCGAATTTATTTCCAGCGGTGGCCCGTATCTGCCTGGATTGGACGACAACTTCCTTGCCGACCGGACTGTGTCTTTTGCCGTTACCCACATCGTCTTGTTCGATGCCGACGGCAAGATTCTCCAGATCCGCCAGAACTGGGACCAAGGGTCGCTGCTGAAGCAACTCGACGTTATTGGCAAGTCGGGTCGCAACTGGCCCATTCGCGATGGCAAGGACCAGGTCAGCTTGATTGCGAAATGCGTCAAGGGAGGCGGAGCTCCTGGGTTTACTACTGATCTTCCCATGCATAACCGCACCAAGTCGACCAACCCTCTCCGCGATCCTCACGCCTCCTTGGCTTTGTTCGCCCCGCGGGAGGAACAGGAAGAGGTTACCGTCGTCTCTCCCTATGCTGGCCGCAGACCTACCCAGCGTTCCTTTACCGAAATTCTGGGCGACGAGCCTGAGGAGCCCGTTTCCCCCAGCAACGGCCGCGAGCGTTCTGTGTCTCCAagcaaggccaaggccgGGGTTAGCAAGAACTTCCAAGCTGTCCGCCTTTTTGACCGCGACGATGATACCGCCGAGGCCGACACGCCCGAGAACGGCAGATCGCCCGAACGTGTCATCCGCCCAAACCCAAAGAAGTACCAACACTTCGACTTTGATGACGGCCACTCTCAGGAGACCCCGAAGcccgctcctgctcccgcAAAGAGCTCCAAGCATGGTGCTTCGTGGGGCTTTGAGGATTTCGTAACACCACAAAAGCCGACAGCATCCCGCACCTTGCACAAGGCCCGGGAAGCTCGCAATTGGTCTACTGAAGATGCCATTACTGAGGAGCAACCTGCCCCCAAGGCCCAGCAGGCCAAGGGCCGCATTACTGCCGAGGCTCACTTTGACTTTGTCGATGACGGTGAGACGCCAGCTGGCGGTCGGTTCCGCGGCCCACCCCGTGGTAGGGGTCAGAATGAAGGGCAGCACCTCTACGAAATGAACCTGTACAAGGAGGACGGCAGTGCGCCGACCCCAGGTCCTGCTCCTCTCGGCAATATTACAAACCAAGCCGGACGCCACAAGTCATTCGATCCTCACTTTGAGATGACGGACGAATCTCCTCGGGATAGCAACGACGGCAAagacaaggctgagaagctcGGTGATGACAGGAAGAAGGCAGTGCGCATGATGGAGAGCAACTGGGAGACCTATGATGTTTCGCCCGCTGCCCTGAAGgagaacaacaaccccaatgGCAAGACGAGAGGAATTGTCACAGCCGGTGATGGCATGGGCAATAAGAAGGGCGGTTGGGGCTTGGCCGAGAAGAAAGAGCGCGGCATCAACACTGCTGGCGACGGGATGGGTGGCAGAAAGGGTGCTGGCCGCGGGTGGGCGCTGGGTGACGAGAGCGACGAGGACGCGCCAACTCAGCCCCAGAAAAAGGGCGGCCGTGGGCCTCCTGCCAAGGTGGAGAGCTTCTGGGACTTTTAAGAACGGATTTCGCATTTTTTTGATCATGATCAGTGCACTTTCATGACAAGAAAGACAGCTTGTACATCTACTGGGAGGTCCTTTTTACAGAGCATgctctgtttcttttttctgtgTGAGGCTCGTCGATGTTTCCTGGGCGTTTTTGCCAGTTGACGGAGTATCAAGAGCGTGGAGGGAAGGGTAATAAAAATGGAACCCTGGGATTTTTATGTTATGATTGATTGTTGTTATGCTTTGACTGTCCTGGACGAGGATAGGAAGAAGGAACAGGGATATGTTTGTTAGGTTACCAGGTAGTGTAAACTGATTTCAACCGAAGAGAGACTTTTATTTGACTTGCCGGTGATGTTTTCTCTCAGGGTTAATGGCGTGCTGTTGCGAACTTGTTCAGATCAGTCTATAGACTATCTGCCACAACTAAGGAGAGGTTTCAGAAATTTGGGTTTGAGCAATTTGGAGTGTCTTTGAATGctatatattaaaaataatcCAGCCACCCTCCTGAAAAGAGAACAACCCGCCATTTGTAAAATAACGTCAAGCTTTTATAGGCGAGGCGCGAGCATCATATATCTCATTCCCCCTCACGCTCGCTGCCCTTTgccctttcctttccatATCAACACAAATACCTATAaaccctcttccacctcggcatccctctcaactccctctccctctcccactccaaCTCCTGCTTCGTCAACAACGAAAAAACAGGCAAACCCCTTGCCctcgcaccaccaccaccggcagaaTGACTGTTCCAGTACACCAcccctgccctcctcctccccgtaTCAAGATCGATATCCTCcagcctcaccaccttgGTCCTAAACCAGATCTTGTATCCCGCCCAGAACAGGACAATGATCGGCACGGAACTGCACTGCAAAAAAAAGTTGTGCACCACGTCGCCCTGGTTGTTGATCGTCACCCCGCTGCCGTTTCCCGTCGGGACAGTCGGGACGACGCGGCGGGCTCCTTCAGGTGCGGTTGAAAACTCGTCGACCGCGTCTGGGTCGGGGAGAGTAGGGGGGATGGGCCAGGCGGCCGTCCAGAACTGGGCGATGAGCACCAATATGTTGAGAAACAGTCCGATCCAGGAGCCAGTTACACCTGCCTGGGAGAGGTAGGAGAGTTCGTCGAGTGAGTGCCCCTGGACGGCCCAGGCTTTCCGGAAGCGGATGTGCGCCAGGCAGATGGAGGCCCATGtgaagattgaggagaggCCGGTGGCGGCCAGGAGCCAGTTGAGCACCTCGGAGGGTTGGTCCAGGTCGGCTAGGTACCCCAGTAGGCCAAAGGCGCTGACGATGAGGATTGATATAAGGGGACGCCCGCGGCGGTCGACGTACCCGAATATTTTGGGAGCTTGTCCCTGATCTGCGAGAGCGGCCAACGTCCGGGAGGAGCCGAACACGGCCGAGTTGCCCACGGATACCACCGCCACGAGGATCACCGCGTTCATGATACCagggaggatggcgatgcCAGCTGATTCGATCGCGATGAcaaaaggggaggaggacgcaTCGGCAAAAGATTCCGCTCCCAAGAGATCGGGGTGGTTGTAGGGAACCAAAAGCCCCACAAGCGCGAGAGAGATGAGATAAAACAGTGTGATCCGCCAAAAGACCTGCTTGATAGCCGTGGGGAGCGATTTCCTCGGGTTGACCGCTTCTGCAGCCGccaaaccaaccaactcGATCCCCGTAAAGGCAAACGCCGCCGTGACGAAGATGGTGCAGAACCCCTTGAACCCATTGTTGAATGCGCCGGGATCTTTCCAATACCTCCCTCCTATGTAGCCCTCGTCGGGGAACCCGCCTATGTTGATGACACATCCCAAGAGGATAAACCCTATAACGGCGATGACTTTCAGGATGGAGAAACAGAACTCTGCTTCGCCGTACCCTCTGACGCCGACGAGGTTTATCACCAcgatggcgacgaggaagactGTGACAAAGACGGATCGATGGATGTCCTCCCTCCAGTAGTTGACCGTCATGCTTCCCGCAATGATCTCAAGCGGCAGACAAACCAGCCACTGGAGGGCGTAATTCCACCCCATCGAGAATCCCAGGGCCGGATCGAGGAAGCGGGTCGAGTAAGCCGAGAAACTGCCAGCGACGGGGAAGGCGACGGCGAGCTCGCCGAGCGCTTGCATGGTGCAGTAGAGCATGCCGCCGATGAAGGCATATGCCAACAGCATCGAGGCAGGGCCCCCAGCAGTGAGCGTCGAGCCCGACACGACAAAGAGGCCGGTTCCTGTTGCCCATCACACATTAGCCCCTATTCTATTTTtacacaacaacaaaagagaAACCATACCAACCGTCCCCCCCAAAGCAATCATCTGCAAATGCCTCCCCTTCAGCTCCCTCGAAAGCTGCGTATTCGCCGTGTTGACGTTAGCGGCGTGCAAATCAAAGTAATGCCCTCCGATATgcctctccttttcctctctactactaccaccaccactattACCACCTCCTCGCGAGCTACCCCCTGCTATCGTCGACGACCGTTTACTGCTTCCCACGCCGTGAACCACCGTTGCGGGTGTGATCCTCCTTCCGGGATCCCTCCGAAAGGAGTTAACCCAGCTCTGTACATAGTGCGAAGGTGTGTGCgagtgggcggtggtgctgttgctgtcgtcgtcgtcttcggggTAGCTAGAGAGGAAGTcacggcggaggaggctgctgcgtTGGCCACCGCTTATGTTGAGCGttgtggcggtggaggggtgtggAGTGTTTGGTTTTGGCATTTTTGGCATTTCTTAGGTATATAAGGATATTAAAAGCCAACAAAAGAGAATTATGGTTGATTATGGAGAGACATGCTACGTCGAAGGGGGTGCCCAAGATAGAGTTGCGATGATGGCGTATGGGTCGCACATCGAGGTccaagagggaggggtgggtgtaCGATGGGAGCTTCTGACAATGTCTATTGGTGTTTGATGTTCAGGAAGAATATGAACAGCAGATGATCAACTCGATAGGTAGTGTGACGGTGCCGTGAGCTGTCAAAGCTTTGTGGCTATCTGCCGCGGAAGAATATTCCTCGTGATAAACTCTTGTCTCGCTCCCAGGGAGAAATCTCGGGAATCCATATACAATCTCGGGAATCCATTTCTGCTCGAAAGAGTGAGAAGCCTTGAGGCGTTCCCCGTCTGTCAAGTTTCGCAGCATGCACACGCATTGAACCCTTTACCGTAATTggcaacaaggagaagccCTGCCAGCAACAAGAATCCCTCGTGGGGTGCGAAAAAATGTCCATGTATGTTTcggagagagaagaaaaccCCCGGATTCGCTGAGGAGGCATAACAACAGGCCGGTAGTTCAACCCTCAAAAGAACATGTGTGGATGATTTTCAGCAGGGATCCTACTAGCTACCCGCTGCAGCCGCTTTGGCGCCCGCTGTGGATTCTATGGAGAATTCTCCACCGATTCCCATCTCCATTGATTTCCATCTCCATCGGAGTTCAAGTGGGTTCTTCGCCATCCATCTCCTTAATGCCCTATCGCCCGTGCTGCCTCGTGCTTGTCCGTGCCACCCCGTGGAGCTTCCCCTAGCCACCTCATGACATAGCTTCCGCCGCATGAGATCTTGAACCATTGATCTCTATCTGTGCCATCGAGAGGAATCAAAAACCTGGGAGAAACAAGCCGCTTCAACTTCATACAACATAACGTATTACCGTATCTGTACAGTGTCAAGTGGATATATATAGGACCATCACCTCCGCTATCCTGCAACGCCTATCATGAtccaaagaaaaagagaaacagGTCGCCATCGATATCATTCACAGACTATTCCACAAGCTTCCCTGCCGCATCCCGaggcttcctcttccaccccgtGGAAAACAACGGCCCCATATCGAATCTTGGGAAAGGATGCGCCTCCGTATTGAAAACAATCTTGTCGAGCGGTAGTAGGTCATTCGGCGAGAACAGCAAGTAAAAGTACTTGAGCGTCTCCGCCAGCCAGAAACTCTCCATATTGTCCCTCGTCCGAGGAgggatgatgttggcatTGGACAAGCTGGTGAAcccgccgccatcctcgaccGCTGTGTAGTTCATAAAGCTCTTGAACATCTCCCAGCCCCAATCACGATACTTTTCCTCGCCGGTGATTCGCCACATGTAGAACAGACTCTCGACCGTCTCTGGGCGCTGCAGGTTATGACTGTCTTGCGGCTTCACGTCAAAATCCTTGCGCCACTCGGCCTCCGGATCGGGGTCGAATTCGGCGGGCGCCTGGTGGGGAGCCGATGCCGGAAGTGGTTCCTTGGGCAGGTTGAAGTAAGTAATCTCAGCGGCAAGGCCGGTCGCCATGTACTTGTACATGCCCCAGCACGTGTGCATAAGTTCCCGTGCGAGCTGCATATCGGCCTCATTCTTGTCGGTCCATGTGGGCAAGCCCCTGGCCTCCTTTTCGGTCAGCCCACCCGTGGCCGCCAGAGCAATTGTTCCGGGCATAAAGCAGACGAGGTGGTCCATCTTGGGTGAAAGTTCATTGCTCAACCCGCTTGGGCGCTCGCCAATGATGGTAAACTGTGACGGCTCCGTGTAAGTGATCAGGTGTTTCCGGACGCCCTGCAGCGCCTCATCCCACATCTCCTGATAAATTGgctccttcttgttggtcTGCAAATACTGCTTGATGAGATATTCGTAGTACGAGTCGCCACGACTGCCCAATCTGATGTTCTCGCCATGAAATTTGCCCGTTGTAGCAAAGATGAAAATGGGCACCAATCCATCCTGAGCGCCATTGTCGTCCACCAGCTGGATGACCTTCTCCGCCTTGTCCCAGAAATCCTTCTCGCCCGTTAGTTTCGCGAGATACTTGAACTCGAGCTGCAGAGTCGTTGTCTCGGCCGTGGATGAAGCACCCGAGTCAGCATGTGAAATAATGCCCTTAAACTCTTTCAAGTTGACACTGGCGTATGGAATCCCAGAAGGCGAATCAAACGCAGCCATCAGTCTGTCAGCCAAGtccttcgccttctccaagtACAAATCCTCCCCAGGCTTCCCAGGGTCGTCATCTGAAATGGGCGCCAACTGTGGAAACGTGGTCGAGAGGTAATGCGCCGAAAGTAACCCTCCCAACATGCGAATCGTCGTCTCAAACGTGTTCACATACTCATCCTGCTCCCACGTCAAATCCTTTGCTAACCACTCCCTTGCATGCGATAACCGGCTGGTCAAGTTCATCAACATGAGCGTATCCAACGAATCAATGATAatccaccccaaccccttcgGCACCATCTGCTTCCCCGTCTTGGACTCCGGATGAAACTCGTCCATCCCCCAAGCATACCTCTCATACGCATCCCAACTCAACTCCAtagcctccaccaccctctccctcctcttcaaccaaTTCGCCCTACTCCTCCCCGTATCCtgtccccaccacccccatctgCTCACAACCGcaccctcctgctccccaGAAAACACACCCGACCACCAAACTAACCCAGCCAcaacaagcaacaacaaccccaacgtcctcttcctcctagGTCtcaatccccctcctcccccaccataCCCGCCCCGTCCTGGGGGGTACATATACGGCTTATCTTTATACATCGGCAACGCAGCACGATTGCCCCCCGAAATGATATCTTGCACCCCGCTCAAAATATTCCCCGGCTTGCTATTCTTGTTTGTAGCCGCGGCCCATAAGCGGTCTTCGTACTGGCGTTGTGGGTTGCTAAAGGAAGGGACATTTTTGGGTATCGAGAAGGAAGACAtatcctcttcttcttgatctccaaCGCCCGGTTCGGAGGAGAATCGTATCTCGGTTGTGTTCGTAGGTGTGTTCGTTGTCGGCAAAAGGGAGGTACTAGCTTCCAGCACCTCGCTCGCCTTGTCGCGAAGGCGCTCggtctcggcggcggcggttcGGATTACgttttggagggtggtggtgatgttacTGGTGtcgtgggcggtggtgtttctCTTTGGTCTCCAGTTGGCAGTGGGATCCCGATTCAGACCACGGATGTTAAATGGGTCTCGAACGTTCATAGGCAAATGATCAATTCGTTGTGTAAGTAATAagcgcggtggtggtagtggtggtggtggcggttgcTATCAATAGGTGCCGTTGGTTTgagatgtggtggtgtgtgagCTGAGACTTCTTTTAGGAATAAAGTAGgtaggaaagaaagagacaAAACTGCATGTACACAGGGAGGAGCAATATGTACAAGAGCAAGACGAGAATCCACAACAAAACGACACACGCACACCCTTCGTCCCGTCCGTTCTTTTTGGCCAGCAATGTGGCTCTTTCCCCGGGTGGCAGGTCAGACGCGGGACAGGAATGCTGCTGACCGGAAGACAGGAACACTTGGAGCTTTCTTGGGATTATATGCAGTCAAAAAGATGCCAGCAAAGTCGATTGGCTGGAGCTGACAACGGCGGGCATATCTTGGTTGCATGCGACTGTTGTGTGGGGTTCTAACAACAGATCGTGGCCGGTCGATCAGTGCGCCGAGTCTTGGCGTCTGAAAAGGACAGCTATGTTTGATGCCGGCAGCCGATATCGTCACTTTCCGTGGATGATTAA from Podospora pseudoanserina strain CBS 124.78 chromosome 1, whole genome shotgun sequence includes:
- a CDS encoding hypothetical protein (EggNog:ENOG503NWX5; COG:K), which produces MYPIRHLIDPPTSNPPPRGQPQPPVVGIDPNASLFTPPVLPHSTSAAGPLTGTAPASAPAASPSPASFSHPSSSINANTTSQPPQQQQQQQQQPPQPQLPTSLYQCAHCLRRYSRPEHLQRHIATHTLGKRFVCDICSKAFARADLLKRHRTNHQDDNSNKRKRLSSAALGAGRVAHACQACAKARVKCEEMKPCTRCKNRGITCEVASSEDAAMHLLHLSANAHGFESHPPPDTSPSASSQYAQPISAAEPEFQQPTFNPALKSFASSSRYQQPSLASNSLTPDDRQFKEESQLPTPETLMDQNNPDNLNRPQATYQNQGLATVEQDLEKAPFSEFLRDVLYDQSFGNSARMAEAQGLAVLDFCDDVNLDFREFDFGLLENWNPDATQHVLDSTTQVDNSAEVAAMRSTLVKIWTESPWRWVPKRTDTGYNEQSNLPLLSRDVHGSKALKPDRVVKDTLHSSNRDKILAIVLSTCRENSMINRVASSFPSAEMMDTWIHVFLAAHMCQVSSWIHYGSFSMNHQSPEWLAIATAAGAVLAPVTTLRRFGFALQEAVRISIPGRFEENNTNIGLLGPVQALVLVQDVGLWSGNRRKMEIAECHLSVPMAMMRYRGKFTKTAYPDVIIHPSDEGEVLEEKWKKWYQLESWKRLVFHAYLRDAQVSMTQFNNPSMSYAELTLPLPCSKDLWFARTAEEFKIRYLESRTNSEGNKRPPSLGDLFRDINLLATNHHLLDVQYAISIYLHGFWSLIWEYRQLKSILSSSPLPTTDPSLSPEMLLTQRHGELRRQLSLFQSVTRGWHEMLSAQESMILHLLQMNLHVSLIDLQLLTGKEGEDQARRVYPLLQKWCLESSDSRQALYHAGQIFRWGRNFPKGHLKDFWAIAVHHAALCLWTYGIIIRASGRRKGGGMGAPLVIDGEGVEGAGLEEWLVYGGEGREVVVQGMGKRGVVSVEDPRGVMEVARGVLEANFVEEGTGEVKEGGLPPVSENIVVVLRQMGNAAWAVGFG
- a CDS encoding hypothetical protein (EggNog:ENOG503PZH2), which codes for MIIHPPLPKLTIYPPLPPSPLLHSPLPSSTPPPPPPPPPTILPRPKSKPQLHTHLHHQTYNSLLSLPLAFSLSLPSTLLSSSNLRTAPLELNLYFPHNRSCTLLRDLDDFFTLKNGCGWVPPDEGQSAAEQVAKRIDRLKELLFQWERIIPLHGPQDQAGIDEEGWKEWWEERVHWSQRKVDEEDETDEEDVPFVPDCRMDEEDVPAHGKDAVDDDTDDEDTPFVPDHRRTIAIDGKQTVIIGIDPSDRPAGVPPPSEQERRKQIDAINKARLRTIRGRNHHHRFKTSELESLLQQFLGQVLQKEMGARLAGARSDNTSLEHFLRRREGDCGGR
- a CDS encoding hypothetical protein (EggNog:ENOG503Q4PE); amino-acid sequence: MALQAAYKQFLAAPTPTVLAQDASLHYITSTTSFNGPDSIIKHFSTFRNQSKKKKEDVLFVIEGQNAVVLEAELVIEFISSGGPYLPGLDDNFLADRTVSFAVTHIVLFDADGKILQIRQNWDQGSLLKQLDVIGKSGRNWPIRDGKDQVSLIAKCVKGGGAPGFTTDLPMHNRTKSTNPLRDPHASLALFAPREEQEEVTVVSPYAGRRPTQRSFTEILGDEPEEPVSPSNGRERSVSPSKAKAGVSKNFQAVRLFDRDDDTAEADTPENGRSPERVIRPNPKKYQHFDFDDGHSQETPKPAPAPAKSSKHGASWGFEDFVTPQKPTASRTLHKAREARNWSTEDAITEEQPAPKAQQAKGRITAEAHFDFVDDGETPAGGRFRGPPRGRGQNEGQHLYEMNLYKEDGSAPTPGPAPLGNITNQAGRHKSFDPHFEMTDESPRDSNDGKDKAEKLGDDRKKAVRMMESNWETYDVSPAALKENNNPNGKTRGIVTAGDGMGNKKGGWGLAEKKERGINTAGDGMGGRKGAGRGWALGDESDEDAPTQPQKKGGRGPPAKVESFWDF